The genome window TGAACCACGGCGGCAGGACTGCGATTCGTGCCCGCGCATGGAGGTTGGCAACCAGCGACACTGCCTCGGTCGCGGCAGTGGAAGAGGAAACGATGCCCGGACCGGACGATGCAGAAGCATACGATGCCGCCGCGGAGTGGCCTGGCGGGTACATCCAGTCCATTGAGGTACGCAATCTTCCGGAGCGCCGCCCCGGCAGGGCGCGCGTCTGGCTGCGTACCGGACACGCGCTGGTGGAGGGGGAGCCGTCGTCGGACATGGCGCGCCTCACCGGGCTGATCGACACGGCCAACGGAGTTGCAACGCGCGTCCGTCCGGGGAAGGGGAGTTGGGCCTTCCCGAATGTGGACCTGCAGGTCCACATTCACCGCCAACCTTCCGGCAGGTGGCTTGGCCTGGACACCCGGGTCACGTTCGGGACCGACGGGGTAGGCCTTACTTCCGCCGTACTCCACGACCTCGACGGGCCCTTCGGCCGCAGCGAACAGATCCTGACCCTCCGGAAGCTTCCCTGAGGGAATCGGGCAGGCGGCGCCGTCGTTGTCCCTGTATCGCGCTTCCAGCGCAACCAGCGCGAAGCCGTGCACAGAATCGAGGAAGATCATGCCCAAGGCAGTCTGGAACAATCAGGTGATCGCGGAGTCCGATTCGACCGAGATGGTCGAGGGGAATCACTACTTCCCGAAGGAAAGCGTGAAGGAGCAGTTCCTCCGTCCCAGCGACACCCACAGCACCTGCCCTTGGAAAGGCGAGGCAAGCTACTACACCCTGGAGGTGAACGGCGAGACCAACCCGGACGCCGCCTGGTACTACCCGGCGCCCAAGGATGCAGCAGCCAACATCAAGGACCACGTAGCGTTCTGGCGTGGAGTGACGGTAAGCGAGTAGGCATACCGACGAGGAACAGGCCAAGCAGGAACAACCAAGCACAAGTCAGGAGCGGCATGCAGTACAGGAAACTCGGCAGCAGCGGAACCTCCGTGTCCACCTACGCGCTGGGCACCATGACCTTCGGCGCGGAAGCCGATGAGGCAACGTCCCACGGCATCCTCGACGATTACGCGGACGCCGGCGGCAACTTCATCGACACCGCCGATGTCTATACGGCCGGGGCGTCCGAGGAGATCATCGGACGGTGGCTGACCAAAAGCGCCGCGGCGGGGGAGATGATTCTCGCCACCAAGGGTCGCTTCCCGATGGGCAAGGACGTCAACGACCTCGGGCTCTCCCGCAGGCACCTGCGGCTGGCCCTGGACGCTTCGCTCAAGCGGCTGGGCGTGGACCACATCGACCTCTACCAGATGCATTCCTGGGATCCGCTCACTCCATTGGAGGAGACGCTGGGTTTCCTGCACGACGCTGTGGCCGCCGGCAAGATCAGCTACTACGGCTTTTCGAACTACACCGGATGGCAACTGACGAAGGCTGTGGGGATTGCCCGTGCGCGCGGATGGGACCTGCCGGTCACCCTGCAGCCCCAGTACAGCCTCCTGGTCCGGGGGATCGAAGCGGAGATCGTGCCCGCTGCGCTCGACGCCGGGATGGGGCTCCTGCCCTGGTCACCGCTGGGCGGCGGCTGGCTTACCGGCAAGTACCTTCGGGATACCGCCCCGCAGGGGGCCACCAGGCTGGGCGAGAACCCTGAACGCGGCATGGAGGCGTGGAAGAAGCGCAATGCGCAGGAGCGCACGTGGGCGATTATCGACGTCGTGCTTGAGATCGCCAACGCCCGGGACGTCAGCGCCTCACAGGTGGCGCTCGCCTGGGTAGAACAGCAGCCTGCGGTTACCTCCGTCATCCTCGGCGCGCGCACCACGGAACAGCTGGCCGACAACCTTGCGGCGGCAACTCTGCAGCTGTCGCCCGAGGACGTCCAGCGTCTGTCCGAAGTAAGCGCTCCCGATTTCGCGGACTACCCCTACGGCGGGCCGGGCATTGAGCAGCGCAGCCGGCGGATCGACGGCGGCCGCTGACCCTATGGAGATTCATGCCGTCCGGCTTGACGGACATCCTGTCGAAGAGCTGGACGACGGCGAACGCGTTCGCGGCGGGATGCTGGTGGACCCTGCAGTACGGCATCGGTTCTTGGCAGGCCGCTCCTGGTTGCGCGGGCTTGTGAGCCGCGCGTCGGGGGAACCCGCCGGGAGGCTGGTCTCGCGCTCAGTCTGCCCTGCATGCGCCGAGGATAACCATGGAAGGCCCGGATTCTTCGTCGGCAGTAAGGAGGTTCCGGTCTCCGTGAGCCTTAGCCGCAGCGGCGGATGGGCTGTCGCCGTACTTGACAGGTCCGGCGCCCAGCAATCCCTGGGGATTGATCTTGAACAGATTGACCGCTTTGAGGGCAACGGGCTGGACCTGGACATCTTCACGCCGGCCGAACGCGCTGCCGTCCGCGCCGCGGATGAGGACCGGCGGCCGGACGTGCGCGCAGTCCTTTGGTCCCGGAAGGAGGCCGTCCTCAAGGCGGCCGGCACCGGACTCCTCATTGAACCCGGAGAGGTCGATGTACTCGCCGATACGGTGACGGTGGAATCCTGCAGCTACTCGGTTTCCAATCTGGACCCCGAAGAACTGGGGCTGCCGCAGGGTTTCGTCGTCGCGCTCGCCCGAGGTCGGTAGCGGGCTCGATCAGGAGTGTTCGATCAAGGCGATGCTCCATCAGGGAGGTGCTCCATCAAGGCAAGGCCGGAAGCCGTGCCTGGTACAGCCACGGCTGGAGCAGGGCGGCCGCATCGAACCCGTCCAGGCCTGCGCACACTTCGTCGGCAAGACTGACGAAGTCCACCGTACTCACGTTCGCGTGCCGGAATTGCGAGGTCCAGTACTGCAACGTCCGGAAGAAAAGCTCGTCGCCCACCACCATGCGAAGAGCGTGGAGCGTGCAGGCGCCGCGCTTGTAAACCCGGTCGTCGAACATGTCAGCGGCGCCGGGTGCACCGATCGCGAGGTCCTGCTTTGCTGAGGCGAGCCGCTGCCAGGCCTGCTCGGCGCGGGCTGCGGCAGTAAGGGATCCGGACTCTTCCGACCAGATCCACTCGGCGTAGCAGGCGAATCCCTCATGCAGCCAGATGTCCTGCCAGGAGGAGGCAGTCACGGAGTTGCCGAACCACTGATGCGCCAGTTCATGGGCAACAAGGCGTTGCGCTTCCCACTCAGCACTGAGGTGGTTGCGGCCGAACACCGATAGGGTTTGGGCTTCGAGCGGAATCTCGAGTACGTCGTCCGCAACCACGACGGTGTAGGTCGAGAAGGGGTAGTGCCCGAATCGGCGCGAGAAGGCGTCGATCATGTCCCCCTGCCGCGCCAGCGCCTTGCGTGCCGCGGGGAGAAGGGCGGAAGGCGCGGCGACGTACTGAGGCACGGTGCCGCCGTCGTCGAGCTGTGCCAGCCCGTAGCGCCCGATCTGCACGGTGGCGAGGTAGGTGGCCATGGGAGCGTCGGTCTCATAGACCCAGGTTTCGCGGCTGGACTTGACGGTGTGGGAGGTCAGTTCGCCGTTGCACACGGCCCGGTACCCGGCGTCCGTCGTCACGCTGATCCTGAAGGCTGCTTTCCTGCGGGGGTGGTCATTGCAGGGGAACCAGGACGGTGCACCCGTCGGCTGTCCTGCAACCAGAACGCCGTCCGTCAGTTCCTCCCAGCCAACATCGCCCCAGGTGCCGGAGATGGGCGCCGGGTTGCCCCCGTACCTGACCTCTAGCGTGAAGTGGCTACCGCCGGCCAGCGGTTCGGCGGGGGTCACGGTGAGGCGCCCGTTGGCTGTTCCCACCTTGCGCACCCGCTCGCCGTTCAGTACGGCGCGGGCAACGCGCAGTCCGTCAAGGTTGAGCACCAGCGTGCGCAGCTTGTCCGACGGTGCCCCGCTCACCTCGCCGGTGAGAACTGCCCGACCCTCCAGCCGGTTACTGGCCACCCTGTACTCGAGCTCGATGTCGTACGAGCTGACCGAGTAGTCCCAGCTGCCGTGCCGGGGAGCATACGGGTCGACGAGGGCGTTCCCTGCATCTTGGGGAAGACTGTCGGTGGGTTGTGCCATCAGGAAACCAAGACCTTATCTGCTGCCGGATCTGCTTCCGGAGGCTGGGACTGGACGCGCTTCCAGGGGCTCACCGGATTGCCCATCCAGTAGCTGCCGGCCGGAACAGTCTCGCCCCGCATGACAAGCGATGCGGGCCCTACCGTGGAACCTGCGCCGAGCCGGGCAGCGGGAAGGATCACTCCGTGCGGCCCCATGGTCGCGCCGTCCTCCAACGTTACGGTGTCCGTAGCCATGACGCGGTCATGGAACAAGTGAGTCTGGACGACGCACCCCCGATTCACGGTGGAGCTGTCGCCCAGGTGCACCAGATCAGCCTCGGGCAGCCAGTAGCTTTCGCACCAGACCCCGCGGCCGATCTTCGCGCCCAGTGCCCGCAGCCACCACACCAGCGCCGGCGTGCCGCTGGCCGCCCGGGCGAACCACGGTGCCGCCACAGTTTCCACAAACGCGTCCACCACCTCATTCCGCCAGATGAACGAGCTCCACAGTGGATGCTCACCTGAACGGATTCTGCCGATCAGCAGCCACTTGACGACGACGGCGCTGCCCGCCGCCACTGCGCCGGCCAGCATCATCACAGCGCCACCGGCCAGAACCGCCACGCCGTAGCCCCACTGGTGGGCAATCAGGTCGAGCAGGAACAGGACCAGCCCCGCGATAGCGACCGTGAGCACGGTTGCGGCGAAGCGCGTGACTTCCCAGGCACCACGGGCTACGCGGAGGCGGGTCGATGGAGCATAAGTCAGCTCCTCGTCGGCGAGCATTTGCGTCCGGCGTAGGCGGACAGGTGGGGAGCCGAGCCAGGACGTGCCGGCTTTGGCCTTGGCCGGGGTGGCGGACAGGACTGCGACCAGCGAGTTCTTCGGCACCCGGCGGCCTGCGCCCGTCATGCCTGAATTCCCCAGGAAGGCCCGCTTGCCGATCTTGGCCGGCGCGATCTTCATCCACCCGCCGCCGAGCTCGTACGAGGCCACCATCGTGTCGTCAGCCAGGAAGGCGCCGTCACCGATCGTCGTCATTTTCGGCACCAGGAGCACGGTCGAGATTTCGACGTGACGGCCCACCGTTGCGCCCAGCAGGCGGAGCCACACGGGGGTGAAGAGGCTGGCATAGAGCGGGAAGAGCAGGTCCCGGGCCAGATCGAGCACCCGTTCCGTAGCCCAGACCTGCCAACCGATGCGGCTGCGTACAGGGTGCCAGCCCTCGCGCAATCCGAGACCCAGCAGGCGTACGGTCACCAGGACCAACAGCATCAGAGTCAGGAACCAGAGGGCAGCGGCCAGTGGGAGCTGCAGAAGGATCTGCGGGGATACTTCGGAGAAGGTGGTCAGGCCCTCCAGAGCCGGAACCAGCGGCAGGACCGCTACTGCGGCCGCGACAAATGGTATGCCGGCCAGGGCGATGGATCCCGCCGCGTAGGCTACGAAGCCCAGGGGACGTCGTCGAGAGGGCAGGGCAGGCCATTCCTGCCGCGCCTTCCCCACACGCGCCGCTGGCGAGCCGGAGAAGTGCTGGCCCGGCTTCACCTTGCCCGAAACTGCGGAGCCGGGCGCCACGACTGCTCCGGACCCGACTTTCGCGCCCGGCATGAGGGTGCTCCGGGCTCCGACCGTCGCCCCTGTTCCGATGCTGATTCGTCCGATATGGACCAGGTCTCCGTCCACCCACCACCCGGAAAGGTCCACCTCGGGTTCCACCGAACTTCCGCTGCCCAGGTTGAGCATGCCCGTCACGGGCGGAACCGAGTGCAGGTCCACGTCCCGCCCCACGTTCGCCCCCAGCGCACGTGCGTAGTAGGTGATCCATGGGGCGCTGGCGAGGCTGACTGCTGAGGCCATATCGGCGATCTGCTCTGCGAGCCAGAGCCGCAGGTGAACCCGGCCGCCGCGGGGATAGCTCCCCGGTCCCACTCCGCGAAGCAGCAGCTTGGCGGCACAGACAGCGATCACCATCCGGCCACAGGGACTGACAAAGATTGCCCAGCTCACTGCGATCCACCACCAGGAAACCGAAAGCGGGCCGGTGAAGACTCCGAACGCGGCTAGCAGGTTGTTGGCCACCATGAGGTAGGTGAGCCAGCGCATGGCCACCAGGATGTGCAGCGGCACACCCATAACGGTCTGGAAGATCTGGGCCTTGCGCCGCGTGCGGGCGACGGGCCGAGGGGGAGCGTCGCCGTCTCCCGTGTCGGACTGCCGCACGAGGTCGATAAGGGCGCCGACGCGGGGGTGGGCGTAGATGTCAGCCACGGTGATTGTCGGGTTGCGTCGGCGGAGCGCGGACACCAGTTGCGCGGCGGACAGGCTTCCGCCTCCGTGGGCAAAGAAGTCTGCGTCCAGCGAGGTCACGGAGGTGCCCAGGACCGCCGCGAACTGGTCTGCCACCCACTTGCCGGTCTCGTCGAGATCCAGGCTCGCGGCGTCGTCGTCGTTCTGGGCGCCCGGCAGCGGCCAGGGGAGGGCTGCGCGATCCACCTTGCCGCTGGTCTTGGTGGGCAGGGAATGGGTTTCGGTCAGCAGCGGGATGAGCGGAGCTGGAAGCGACGCGGTCAGCTGCTCACGCAGGGCCATGAGATCCAGTGCACCGGCGGCCGGAACAAGGTACCCCACCAGCACCTGCGTGCCGGCAGCAGTGTCCTTGACCGCAGCCGCCGCACCGGAAACACCGGGCAGGG of Arthrobacter sp. JZ12 contains these proteins:
- a CDS encoding 4'-phosphopantetheinyl transferase family protein; translation: MEIHAVRLDGHPVEELDDGERVRGGMLVDPAVRHRFLAGRSWLRGLVSRASGEPAGRLVSRSVCPACAEDNHGRPGFFVGSKEVPVSVSLSRSGGWAVAVLDRSGAQQSLGIDLEQIDRFEGNGLDLDIFTPAERAAVRAADEDRRPDVRAVLWSRKEAVLKAAGTGLLIEPGEVDVLADTVTVESCSYSVSNLDPEELGLPQGFVVALARGR
- a CDS encoding thioesterase family protein yields the protein MADSYYRNLGGGRFEATIHAQGAWNTHEQHMAPASGLIAHCLELFQPRKDLRIARISYEILGLIPLDTIEVTAQMVRPGRTIELLEAEMNHGGRTAIRARAWRLATSDTASVAAVEEETMPGPDDAEAYDAAAEWPGGYIQSIEVRNLPERRPGRARVWLRTGHALVEGEPSSDMARLTGLIDTANGVATRVRPGKGSWAFPNVDLQVHIHRQPSGRWLGLDTRVTFGTDGVGLTSAVLHDLDGPFGRSEQILTLRKLP
- a CDS encoding Pls/PosA family non-ribosomal peptide synthetase, whose translation is MTLHAPQLPGLSAAPPTRTLIDILTATAEVHPDAYALDDGDNRLTYTELLDAVRAVGRKLHAKGLGAGDRIGIRIPSGTADLYISILATLMIGAAYVPVDADDPDERARLVFSEAGVAGVILADGRIKVHKDRKGPFAAPRQPLPDDDAWIIFTSGSTGTPKGVAVTHRSAAAFVDAEARIFLQKEPAGPTDRVLAGLSVAFDASCEEMWLAWRHGACLVPAPRALVRTGMDLGPWLVTRGVTIVSTVPTLAALWPVEALESVRLLIFGGEACPPELAARLADGEREVWNTYGPTEATVVACAAPLTGTGPVRIGLPLDGWDLAVVDTNGIPVAEGGIGELIIGGVGLARYLDAGKDREKYAPFPTLGWERAYRSGDLVQFELEGLIFKGRADEQVKLGGRRIELGEVDAALQALPGVSGAAAAVKDTAAGTQVLVGYLVPAAGALDLMALREQLTASLPAPLIPLLTETHSLPTKTSGKVDRAALPWPLPGAQNDDDAASLDLDETGKWVADQFAAVLGTSVTSLDADFFAHGGGSLSAAQLVSALRRRNPTITVADIYAHPRVGALIDLVRQSDTGDGDAPPRPVARTRRKAQIFQTVMGVPLHILVAMRWLTYLMVANNLLAAFGVFTGPLSVSWWWIAVSWAIFVSPCGRMVIAVCAAKLLLRGVGPGSYPRGGRVHLRLWLAEQIADMASAVSLASAPWITYYARALGANVGRDVDLHSVPPVTGMLNLGSGSSVEPEVDLSGWWVDGDLVHIGRISIGTGATVGARSTLMPGAKVGSGAVVAPGSAVSGKVKPGQHFSGSPAARVGKARQEWPALPSRRRPLGFVAYAAGSIALAGIPFVAAAVAVLPLVPALEGLTTFSEVSPQILLQLPLAAALWFLTLMLLVLVTVRLLGLGLREGWHPVRSRIGWQVWATERVLDLARDLLFPLYASLFTPVWLRLLGATVGRHVEISTVLLVPKMTTIGDGAFLADDTMVASYELGGGWMKIAPAKIGKRAFLGNSGMTGAGRRVPKNSLVAVLSATPAKAKAGTSWLGSPPVRLRRTQMLADEELTYAPSTRLRVARGAWEVTRFAATVLTVAIAGLVLFLLDLIAHQWGYGVAVLAGGAVMMLAGAVAAGSAVVVKWLLIGRIRSGEHPLWSSFIWRNEVVDAFVETVAAPWFARAASGTPALVWWLRALGAKIGRGVWCESYWLPEADLVHLGDSSTVNRGCVVQTHLFHDRVMATDTVTLEDGATMGPHGVILPAARLGAGSTVGPASLVMRGETVPAGSYWMGNPVSPWKRVQSQPPEADPAADKVLVS
- a CDS encoding M1 family metallopeptidase, encoding MAQPTDSLPQDAGNALVDPYAPRHGSWDYSVSSYDIELEYRVASNRLEGRAVLTGEVSGAPSDKLRTLVLNLDGLRVARAVLNGERVRKVGTANGRLTVTPAEPLAGGSHFTLEVRYGGNPAPISGTWGDVGWEELTDGVLVAGQPTGAPSWFPCNDHPRRKAAFRISVTTDAGYRAVCNGELTSHTVKSSRETWVYETDAPMATYLATVQIGRYGLAQLDDGGTVPQYVAAPSALLPAARKALARQGDMIDAFSRRFGHYPFSTYTVVVADDVLEIPLEAQTLSVFGRNHLSAEWEAQRLVAHELAHQWFGNSVTASSWQDIWLHEGFACYAEWIWSEESGSLTAAARAEQAWQRLASAKQDLAIGAPGAADMFDDRVYKRGACTLHALRMVVGDELFFRTLQYWTSQFRHANVSTVDFVSLADEVCAGLDGFDAAALLQPWLYQARLPALP
- a CDS encoding DUF427 domain-containing protein; this encodes MPKAVWNNQVIAESDSTEMVEGNHYFPKESVKEQFLRPSDTHSTCPWKGEASYYTLEVNGETNPDAAWYYPAPKDAAANIKDHVAFWRGVTVSE
- a CDS encoding aldo/keto reductase, which produces MQYRKLGSSGTSVSTYALGTMTFGAEADEATSHGILDDYADAGGNFIDTADVYTAGASEEIIGRWLTKSAAAGEMILATKGRFPMGKDVNDLGLSRRHLRLALDASLKRLGVDHIDLYQMHSWDPLTPLEETLGFLHDAVAAGKISYYGFSNYTGWQLTKAVGIARARGWDLPVTLQPQYSLLVRGIEAEIVPAALDAGMGLLPWSPLGGGWLTGKYLRDTAPQGATRLGENPERGMEAWKKRNAQERTWAIIDVVLEIANARDVSASQVALAWVEQQPAVTSVILGARTTEQLADNLAAATLQLSPEDVQRLSEVSAPDFADYPYGGPGIEQRSRRIDGGR